Part of the uncultured Fusobacterium sp. genome is shown below.
AAATAGCTCTTCTCCTTCCTTTTCTCCTATTTTTTTACAAAGATTTTCTTTCATAGTTTCTAAGGAATTACTTTTGTTATTTAATTCTCTATAATAAAAATGTCCAATTTCTTTCATATTTATTTTTGGAGTATCATCAGTATGAAGTAAAAGTGATATACAATCATCAACATGTGGAATAATAACTTTTTTATCTGTCTGAATATCTTCCCAAGAACCACCACAAAATCCCATTACTACTAAAACTGTATCTACTTCTTTATCTAAACTATTAAGGGTTTTTATTATCTCTTGACGCATTTCACTAGGATTTATATGATATTTTCTATCTAAATAATATACAGGATAATTGGTATTTAATTTTTTTTGAGCATTTAAAATCTCTTTTGCTAATGAACTACAAGCTATAACAACAGTACTCATATTTCCTCCATAGATTCTTTTTTATAATAAATATTATAATATTTTTTTATTTTTTATTTCAATATTTAATTTATATT
Proteins encoded:
- a CDS encoding DUF1638 domain-containing protein — encoded protein: MSTVVIACSSLAKEILNAQKKLNTNYPVYYLDRKYHINPSEMRQEIIKTLNSLDKEVDTVLVVMGFCGGSWEDIQTDKKVIIPHVDDCISLLLHTDDTPKINMKEIGHFYYRELNNKSNSLETMKENLCKKIGEKEGEELFKKWFSSINNLDIIDTGTYDSYDKNHLEQVYKDSKLIDAQVEYVKGSNIIIEKLFSKKWDNQFFILEKGKKLLKNDFFK